The following proteins come from a genomic window of Dreissena polymorpha isolate Duluth1 chromosome 1, UMN_Dpol_1.0, whole genome shotgun sequence:
- the LOC127861458 gene encoding uncharacterized protein LOC127861458: MRDAKVTGGGPPTIILKDWQEKFFSVLPKVTIEGFNGIDNFKSMTSSFSRYVEDTKVIDTYSVERPISNDDRMAAVENPITGKQGQKRKYESKCSDESYRIELISIERESLQVEKARNTIILDISNLLESLVTLKKLKILSENQLLQEQ, from the exons ATGCGGGATGCCAAGGTCACGGGCGGAGGACCACCCACCATCATACTTAAAGATTGGCAGGAAAAG TTTTTCAGTGTGCTTCCCAAAGTAACCATTGAAGGCTTCAATGGTATTGACAATTTCAAAT cTATGACGAGCAGTTTTTCCAGATATGTTGAAG ATACGAAGGTCATTGATACATATTCAGTTGAGAGGCCCATTTCAAATGACGACAGAATGGCTGCTG ttgAAAATCCCATCACCGGTAAACAGGGACAGAAAAGGAAATATGAAAGCAAGT GTTCCGATGAATCATACAGGATTGAACTAATCAGTATTGAGAGAGAAAGTCTACAGGTGGAGAAGGCTAGAAATACAATTATCTTGGACATAAGCAATCTATTAGAATCACTGGTTACActgaaaaaacttaaaatattgagCGAAAACCAACTTTTACAAGAGCAGTGa